The proteins below are encoded in one region of Fibrella aestuarina BUZ 2:
- a CDS encoding ABC transporter permease — protein sequence MKPHAKPPRWATTLLRWWGHPDTREEVEGDLLELYPHWVRTQGPRRANWRYALSALRLLRPFAQSKHVPDHQPFFVFHPDMIRNYVLVAWRNLTKNATYSFINLVGLALGMACSLLIGLWVYDELSYDRFVPNHEQVHYVRVNFSIRGGDTQTATATPGPLSDAIARDVPQVAMTTKLTWPSERLVRVGDKVAKETGQYASAGFFDVFALPAVEGNPKTALANPNQIVISQTLARCYFPSGKAVGQTLQFDNNKVFVVGAVLNDLPHNSTLRFDWLANFNAQEQVWQTEWGFNSVQTYLRLKPTATAQQAEAAMKGLFRRYTTFNNKEEIILQPLTDMHLWSTYENGVAVGGQVEYVRIFAVVALFILLIACINFMNLSTARSALRAKEVGVRKVVGAGRLALIGQYLSESMLMSLLGVVLALLLVWLTLPTFNAVFDKHLALDLTNPLYWLGIGGLVLLTGVLAGSYPALFLSGLRPIRILRGAGLSFGPGSAFRGPAQFRRLLVVVQFSLSIFLIIGMLAVGRQMTYLRTKHLGLDRTDVVYMRLEGTFNDYEKTEAFRQELLQRPSVASATTTAHLPLNIQSSTTDLHWAGQPAKQLVDVSAMSVGNDFIKTAGIQLLDGRDFRPNAIADTACYLVNEAAAKLMGMDKPVGQQITFWFGKGPIIGLMKDFHLGSLHQPIGPLVVAFMPPNVQYLLVKPRAGQAKQALADLERLTKQFNPNYPFAYHFLDEAYEKLYDREQQVSTLINYFGVLAILISCLGLFGLATFTAEQRTKEIGVRKVLGASVLAIVRLLSVDFVRLVLIALVLATPLAWWAVSTWLGTFAYKIDLGWWIFALAGLLALGIALLTVSFQSVKAALMNPVQSLRSE from the coding sequence ATGAAGCCACACGCCAAACCACCCCGCTGGGCCACTACGCTGCTACGCTGGTGGGGCCACCCCGACACCCGCGAAGAGGTCGAGGGCGATCTGCTCGAACTCTACCCGCATTGGGTACGTACCCAGGGCCCCCGCCGCGCCAACTGGCGCTATGCCCTGAGCGCCTTGCGGCTGCTGCGGCCGTTTGCCCAGTCGAAACACGTACCTGACCATCAACCCTTTTTCGTTTTCCACCCTGATATGATCCGCAACTACGTGCTTGTGGCGTGGCGCAACCTCACCAAGAACGCCACCTATTCATTCATCAACCTGGTTGGCCTGGCGCTGGGTATGGCGTGTAGCCTGCTCATCGGCCTGTGGGTCTACGATGAACTGAGCTACGATCGGTTTGTGCCCAACCACGAGCAGGTCCACTACGTCCGGGTTAATTTCAGCATACGGGGCGGCGACACCCAAACGGCTACGGCCACACCCGGCCCCCTGAGCGATGCCATTGCCCGCGACGTGCCGCAGGTGGCCATGACGACCAAACTGACGTGGCCATCGGAACGGCTGGTGCGGGTGGGCGACAAAGTGGCGAAAGAAACGGGCCAATACGCGTCGGCGGGTTTCTTCGACGTGTTTGCTTTACCAGCCGTGGAAGGCAACCCCAAAACGGCGCTGGCCAATCCCAATCAGATCGTGATCAGTCAGACGCTGGCCCGGTGCTACTTTCCGTCCGGGAAAGCCGTAGGGCAAACGCTTCAGTTCGACAATAACAAGGTGTTTGTGGTGGGCGCAGTGCTGAACGACCTGCCTCACAATTCGACGCTCCGGTTCGACTGGCTGGCCAATTTCAACGCGCAGGAGCAGGTCTGGCAAACCGAATGGGGTTTTAATTCCGTGCAGACGTACCTGCGGCTGAAACCCACCGCCACCGCTCAACAGGCCGAAGCCGCCATGAAAGGCCTTTTTCGGCGCTACACCACCTTCAACAATAAGGAGGAGATTATCCTGCAACCCCTCACCGACATGCACCTTTGGAGTACCTACGAGAATGGGGTGGCCGTGGGCGGGCAGGTCGAATACGTGCGCATTTTCGCGGTAGTGGCCCTGTTTATCCTGCTGATTGCCTGCATCAACTTCATGAACCTCAGCACGGCGCGGTCGGCGCTGCGGGCCAAGGAAGTCGGCGTGCGGAAGGTCGTGGGCGCGGGGCGGTTGGCGCTCATTGGCCAATACCTGAGCGAGTCGATGCTGATGAGCTTGCTGGGCGTGGTGCTGGCGCTCCTGCTCGTGTGGCTGACGTTGCCCACCTTCAACGCCGTTTTCGACAAACACCTCGCGCTCGACCTCACCAACCCGTTATACTGGCTGGGTATCGGCGGGCTGGTGCTGCTCACGGGTGTGCTGGCGGGGAGCTACCCGGCCCTGTTTCTGTCGGGACTGCGGCCCATCCGTATCCTGCGCGGGGCGGGGTTGTCGTTCGGGCCGGGATCGGCGTTTCGGGGGCCGGCTCAGTTTCGGCGGTTGCTGGTGGTGGTGCAGTTTTCGCTGTCCATTTTCCTCATCATCGGCATGCTGGCGGTGGGGCGGCAGATGACGTACCTGCGCACCAAGCACCTGGGCCTCGACCGCACCGACGTGGTGTACATGCGGCTGGAAGGCACGTTCAATGACTACGAAAAGACCGAAGCGTTCAGGCAAGAATTGCTTCAGCGTCCATCGGTAGCGTCGGCTACGACCACCGCGCACCTGCCGCTGAACATTCAGAGCAGCACCACCGACCTGCACTGGGCGGGTCAGCCAGCAAAGCAACTGGTGGATGTGTCGGCCATGTCGGTAGGCAACGATTTTATCAAAACGGCGGGCATCCAACTGCTCGATGGGCGCGATTTCCGGCCCAACGCTATTGCCGACACGGCCTGCTACCTGGTCAACGAAGCCGCCGCCAAGCTGATGGGGATGGATAAGCCCGTTGGCCAGCAAATCACGTTCTGGTTTGGCAAGGGGCCCATCATCGGGTTGATGAAGGATTTTCACCTTGGCTCGCTGCATCAGCCGATCGGGCCGCTGGTGGTGGCGTTCATGCCGCCGAATGTGCAATACCTGCTGGTGAAACCCCGCGCCGGGCAAGCGAAGCAGGCACTGGCCGATCTGGAACGGCTGACGAAGCAATTCAACCCCAACTACCCGTTTGCCTATCACTTCCTCGACGAAGCCTACGAAAAACTGTACGACCGGGAGCAGCAGGTGAGCACGCTCATCAACTACTTCGGCGTGCTGGCTATTCTGATCTCCTGCCTGGGTCTGTTTGGCTTGGCGACCTTCACCGCCGAGCAACGGACCAAAGAAATCGGCGTGCGCAAAGTGCTGGGAGCCAGTGTGCTGGCTATCGTGCGGCTGCTGTCGGTCGATTTTGTGCGGCTGGTACTGATCGCGCTGGTGTTGGCGACGCCGTTGGCGTGGTGGGCCGTATCGACGTGGCTGGGTACGTTCGCTTACAAAATTGACCTAGGCTGGTGGATCTTCGCGCTGGCGGGGCTGCTGGCACTGGGTATCGCCCTGCTGACGGTCAGCTTCCAGAGCGTCAAAGCGGCGCTGATGAATCCCGTGCAGTCGTTACGAAGCGAATAA
- a CDS encoding PadR family transcriptional regulator, producing MKRAFLGEFEEVVLLMVAILGEAAYGVTITQEIEAQTGRNVGFSTVHTTLQRLEEKGFLSSQMGGATAERGGRRKRFFTVTAAGRKALIDVKQVRTQLWDALPPQFQIA from the coding sequence ATGAAACGAGCATTCTTGGGCGAGTTTGAAGAGGTCGTGCTGCTAATGGTTGCCATTCTAGGTGAAGCTGCCTACGGCGTAACCATCACGCAGGAAATTGAGGCGCAAACCGGCCGGAACGTCGGCTTCAGCACCGTGCACACTACGCTGCAACGGCTGGAAGAGAAAGGGTTTCTCAGCTCCCAGATGGGCGGGGCTACTGCCGAACGGGGCGGGCGGCGAAAGCGGTTTTTTACCGTCACGGCCGCTGGCCGCAAAGCTCTGATCGACGTGAAGCAGGTACGTACCCAGCTTTGGGACGCCCTGCCCCCCCAATTTCAAATCGCCTGA